From one Babesia bovis T2Bo chromosome 3, whole genome shotgun sequence genomic stretch:
- a CDS encoding variant erythrocyte surface antigen-1 beta subunit: MVTDQCLSTASITIQPPIQCPILEGGLQKWVGWQEKGDECCLKGTDGIGRKCTCSTSGVAGCCTGAPGTPCHDCTTCGPSGKNKCYQSAYQRPNGQPSPPGPPTECYWPTISDKPDQVHLLARIFLGSVCLIWSGLSQLGFLTGDSRWKDSSLHKIEPSGKDNVGLGSFMAAMGYDLERLNGSPPGKYCLG; this comes from the exons ATGGTCACAGATCAGTGCCTATCAACTGCCAGTATTACCATTCAACCCCCTATCCAGTGCCCCATCTTGGAGGGG GGACtgcagaagtgggttgggtggcaaGAAAAAGGAGATGAGTGTTGTCTTAAAGGAACTGATGGGATAGGAAGGAAGTGTACATGTAGTACTAGTGGTGTTGCCGGGTGTTGTACCGGTGCTCCTGGCACTCCTTGTCATGACTGTACCACGTGTGGTCCTAGTGGTAAAAACAAGTGCTACCAATCGGCTTACCAGAGACCAAATGGTCAACCTAGTCCCCCGGGTCCCCCTACAGAATGCTACTGGCCCACCATCTCGGACAAGCCAGATcaagtccacctcctggcccgtattttcctagggtcgGTATGTCTCATatggagtggactcagtcagttggggttcctaacagGTGATAGCAGGTGGAAGGATAGTAGTTTGCACAAAATAGAGCCCAGTGGAAAGGATAATGTtggtctcggctcattcatggcggccatgggctatgacctggagaggttgaatgggaGTCCTCCaggtaagtactgcctagggtag